gaggaagaagccaaatggcaaattattttgGTAAACTGGAAACATGGTCAGAGCTAAATAAATGTTgtataatgtaaagaaaaataaatctgacATTCCTGACAAACTCGTTAAAATCTTCATGAAGTTCTATgccatcttaaaaacaaaatatgaccAAAAACCTATATTGAGGGCATAGAACATCATGAAGTAAATAGTGGTGTGCGCTCGTATATcatataaaaaggtaaaaaaaaatgtatgttgtcTTTAATTAAAAGAATGGAAGTAGAGCTTAACCGTTTAAGacaataattattaattcacCAAGTAAAATCACATTACACCAAAAAAATGTTAGATGGTCCAATGAAAATATGGACCAATAAAGCTCTTTTTAGCTTTAATATGTAGTAAGTAAATATCTAGGCTTTTTGAGTCTTACTTGTACTACTGTCACTAGAAATCTTTCCTATAATTTACTAATGTGatatattagtaaaaaaattactaaagatgacaaataaaaaagcatCATTAAACCAATACAGAAGCTGAGAGAACTTATGATAAATAGCAAAGAAAGCCCATTAAAACGTTTTATACCCAAGGAAGCCAACAGTAAATGCTTTGACTTTgatgatatatgtatgtaaatgttttattttagaaagtCATAATCTGACCAAAGAATGATCATAAGAACCAATGACATTACTGCTGGGGTAGTTAATGTTCCCATGAAGTATAAAAGTGACAGGTTTGTGTCTAGAAGATGTGAAACTCTTGAGCAGACTGTTACTGATCTCATCATCTTTCTCTAAGAAGAAGAAGCATCATGTCTCATCACTCCAGCTTCAGTACCTCTGGACACAAGCACTTCAGCTCCTGTTCAGTAGCTTTACCTAAACATGTCAGTGCACACAGCACCTTCTCCCACCACTCCAAACCTGCAGCTCATGGACACAAGACACAGCATTGCTTCAGCAGCAGAAGTGCCCACAGTATTGGATCCAAGGGGCATAAGATCTCATTGGGAAGTTTCCATTCAGGGAAAAATGGACATGGATCTGGACATGGTGTTGGTGGTATTGGCTCTGGATTTGGGGGATGCTCTGGAGGTATCACATCAGTAACTGTGAACCAAGGTCTCCTAGCACCTCTCAACCTGGAGATTGATCCAAGCATCCAAAGAGTGAGAACTGAAGAAAGGAACCAAATTAGAGGACTTAATGACAAATTTGCTTCTTTTATTGACAAGGTAAGCTTATTGTATTCCATAATTTACAACATGTTCACTGAATTGCTTTTACTATCGCCTAACTAAATGTTTTTTCACTGTGTGGTACATTGCCATAAGATGAAACATTTCAAAGATTGCACTATGCTTTATAGCTAAGTGTGTAGAAAATAATAGCAATTAACACATTAAGCAGATACTCATGAACTATAAAGGAGAGATATCAAAGCTActgtttttttgcttgttaCTATATTTGTTTACTGATACATCCTAAGTAGATCAAAAGTAATTTCCTACACTAccttaaaatgaaacatttcataACACTGCACTGTGCATTACAAATGGCCAAACATAATCTACTGTTAAGATATTCTCTAGAATATGCTTAATCTAAATCACTATTTATAGCACTAAAACCAAAAGTGAATTCCAtggcataaagcatatataCGATAGTACTGTTCTACCTATTTTGCTCCCCTGAAGTAATTAtttgtgtaacattttaatgttttgtctaaatggaaTAGAAACTTTAAATGTTTGATATTAAAATGTGgtcccatcaatatatattttgtcttaaCTTAGGTAagatttttggagcagcagaacaAGATGCTGGAAACTAAGTGGGCTCTTCTGCAAGACCAGAAAACTGCCAGGTGTCAGATTGAGCCTCTGTTTGAGGCTTTTATCAGTAACCTCAGAAGGCAGCTGGAGGGTCTCCAATGTGAGAAAACTCGTCTGGAAGCAGAAAGGAACAGTATGGAACAAAATGTAGAGGAAACAAGGAGAAGGTAGGAGTTCCTACATTAATCAATTCTCTGATGTAGTATTATGATACAAACTTGAATTCAGAATTGGGTTGTTGTGCACAACACAGTATAGAAATTGAagatattaagatatattaaatattttaatatacatatctTCATAAGAAATCCAATTAATAAACCAATTAAATGCTTCTTAttcctattttattattaatgtcaCAGATATGAAGAAGAGGTCAACAGACGCACGGCTGCCGAGAATGAGTTTGTTGGACTTAAGAGGGTAAGGTGGAAAATAATGActgaaatgcatatatatatatatatatatatatatatataatataaatgttatcttattttatgttctCGATCTCTTTAAGGACGTAGATGCTGCTTTTATGAACAAAGCTGAGCTCCAAGCAAAGGCTGATTCCCTGACTGATGAAATCAACTTCCTAAGAACTCTCTTTGATGCAGTAAGTAGATTTTAATCTCTTTCAATTTTCATtaagaattaataaaaaatatttttaatgctcATAAGATTTTTCTACCATTGTTACTGAAAACAGAATGTATACATTCAATCAGCAATTTATGACAATTCTACAATACGATTCATTGTAAATTTCTTTGCAAAAAATGTCAACGTTCGATGTAGCTAAGCATTTCTAAtcctcccttttttttgtttttttcacatttctacAGGAAATTGCCCAGCTTCAGGCTCAGATCTCAGATACCTCAGTGGTTGTCTCCATGGATAACAGCCGTGATCTGGACCTGGATGGAATCATTTCTGAAGTCAGAGCTCAATATGAGGAAATTGCTAACAGGAgtagagctgaagcagaagccaTGTACCAGTCACGGGTGagtctttttttaatgatatcgTAGCAATGATACGGTAAACAAAAAGCCTTTACCTTAGTTTGTTGGGTGGAATTACATATTTCTGTGTGTCCATTTACAGTTTGAGGAGCTTCGCATGGCTGCAGGAAGAAATGGGAATGATCTGCAGAGCAGCAGAGATGAGATCTGTGAATTAAACAGAATAATTCAAAGACTAAAAGCAGAGATTGATAACGTAAAAgctcaggtaaaaaaaatagatgaacTTCTAGATGAAATCTATATCTTTGAACTGCCTTTTTTGTACACAAGCAATATGTTCTCTTCACATGCAAACATTTCAAAAGCTGAAACAGAAGTTTGTCTTCTACAATATTTCCTCAGCGCTCTGCCCTGGAATCTGCTATAAACGAGGCTGAAGAACGTGGAGAAGCCGCTGTCAGAGATGCCAAGAACAAACTGTCTGAGCTGGAAGCTGCTCTGCAGAAGGCCAAGCAAGACATGGCTCGCCAACTGAGAGAATACCAGGAGCTGATGAATGTGAAACTGGCTCTGGATATTGAGATCGCTACCTACAGGAAGATGCTGGAAGGAGAAGAGTGCAGGTGAGTGTAACATTCTACTGAcagtaaaaatagttttatatatttacacatacaatgACTTACTATACATTCCTTACTTACTCCCACCTACCAAAAAATAGAATgtacagtttaatgttgtaattattttgtgttttgtttcagATTGGCTTCAGATGGATCTGTTAatatatgtaagtaacattttgcataatagttttattttacatataagcCACTTTGTTAACAAGATTAAAGGCTTtggaaaaaacatttcatttcaaaCTATGGGACCAAAAACACCTACTGTTATTATTCCTAAATCATAATTTCTGTTGGAAATGGGGGGGTGCATTTCCTCAATCTACTTTGCCCATTTTCAGtcatttgtattaataaaattaactgatctttttattttctagctGTGGTACATTCTAGCACTGGAGGAAAACACCACTCAGGAGGAATGTCGCATGGATCAAGTGCTGGCCACCATCATAAGGGGGGATTCAGCTCAAATTTCAGCCACGTCTCCAAAAGCAAGCACAGCTCTGGCCATGGACACCACTGCTGAAGTCCTTAAATACACTGCAGAGAACACACTGCTAGCATACCATAGTTTAATTACAATTCTGCATGTTTGTTTCATTACTGAAATCCCCCAAAAATCTAAAATCACTTCTATTCTAAAACTCATGTAATTGTAACTTCTCAATAAATCACTGTTCATGCAAATGCATCTcagcaaaaatatgttttctattttttatggaaaagaAGGTTGATAATACCAAAAGCTTATCCAAGTTTAAAACATTTAGTCCCGTTGAGTTCTTCCATGACAAATCACTGATCCAATAAAGATTTTACCCAGAATCAGGGGTGCCATAGACAAAGGTTTTTTCTGTTGCACGCTTTCCTAGTTAAACTAAATTTCAATCTGCTGAAAACATAGTCCATTTACATTAATACTCAACATGGCTGCACAGCTTGTTTCTATGATCAAGAAGGTGATGAACCAATAAATTGCAGAATTAATATATAAGAACCTTGCTTTTAACATCAATCTTCTAATATTGAATACCAATACACTCCATGTGTTGATGCTTGATTCCATTGGGTGCTAATGAGAGAACTGAAACATACTTCCTTAAAATTAATGAATGCAGCATGGACACTTAAGtcatgaatgaagtagcgtccagtttcgcccccccttctaaataaaacaagagacaattctttatttcaaaaactttattaattattaattatcaacctttattaaatgtttacatcatTGATAACTTTTTAGCCgtttattagccaaacatattttggcccagtatataaacatttcaccatcAAATAACAACAGCAATGATAACCAATCATAACCAtgaagtaacctgctggtatgggcgtatccacctgtatccctgctggaactgccggcgtcccccagcgcggcagtcacacgaccatacgattcacaggggcagatgcccctggagtgtcctgcacttacacctctgtgcaccacaagtaaccacacctagatggttaactcctgcaccgtaccagcttaaaaaACCTGAGCCCCCAGCTAATGCAAAAATCagggagggatgggcgggaaaatattttttaaaatactgacCCTATAGCATAAATCCCCCCTTTATATATCCCCTCAGGGAgggcaattaccccctcccttctggtCTTGCACGTGCCTCAAAGGCTTAACACCTTAGGTGCAAAAATTTTGCCAAGTCATGCCTTAACTCTTAACACTAGGCATTCAACGAGGTACCTCGTCCGGCACttcattcatggggccccttcgtccaattctttccctatGGGCTGTTCTGAATTGCTCTTTTTTCCTGCACTTGAACAGTGCATCACCCCGTTACCCCAACATTGCCAGGGACCTAGGCATTGTCATCAGGTACCTTGTGTTTATTCCATTTTATAATTCATCGTGCTGGTTTATGGATTGGCCAAATAAGCCAAAAAGCTGAAGGTAAATtccttacaaaataaaacttaaGACAGATATGATGGCCCATAGTAAGTACCACAACTTGGCTAGATATGTCTATCTTTACGGTGGACTGTCATTCATACATAAAGAACTGTTTGAGTGACAGAAGACTTACCAAATTAATACAAAAAGGTAATTTTATGTTAACCAAATTGAAGCCAAAACATAAGGTACATATGCTccatatatattacacaatttACTATTGGTACAATTTGCTATAGTCTATGTAAGTATCCCATTTAATTTCCATGCTGCTCTAAAGGTGCTGTTCAATCTATTCTGTTAAATGTAACACTTTCTGAATAAAATGCTAGACTAGAAGTATATAACACAATTAAATGTCCAAACTCGTCCCAAGAAAAATATACACTATCAGTCTAGTAAAATCTAGTCTCATTGATTTACTTGGGAATACAAATGCAAGCACTGATACGTTCGtaccatagaaacagaaaaaaaacttcttaaaggtgttgtttttatgtgattaaacctttaaaaaagaatgtaatTACAGATCTATTCAGGGCTAGACTGATGTTGACCTAACCAGTGGCTGCCAAATGACAAAAATGAGGCTCCACATTATGTTTGTATATTCTTTTAGAGTATGGCTGTGCTTATCCATCCAGTGGCCGTACACTGCACAATCTAGTCAGCCAATGGTGTGGCAGTATTGGTATGAATTTGCCTGCTGTGTCAGGTGGCCAATGCGGGCCTGATTCAAAAACTGTTAGAGCATTTGAGTTGGTTAataaatgcacacatatacttgACTACATGAGGGTCACATTAATGTGAGGTGAAAGAAGCAAACACCTCACAGATTT
This sequence is a window from Spea bombifrons isolate aSpeBom1 chromosome 2, aSpeBom1.2.pri, whole genome shotgun sequence. Protein-coding genes within it:
- the LOC128474016 gene encoding keratin, type II cytoskeletal cochleal-like; the protein is MSHHSSFSTSGHKHFSSCSVALPKHVSAHSTFSHHSKPAAHGHKTQHCFSSRSAHSIGSKGHKISLGSFHSGKNGHGSGHGVGGIGSGFGGCSGGITSVTVNQGLLAPLNLEIDPSIQRVRTEERNQIRGLNDKFASFIDKVRFLEQQNKMLETKWALLQDQKTARCQIEPLFEAFISNLRRQLEGLQCEKTRLEAERNSMEQNVEETRRRYEEEVNRRTAAENEFVGLKRDVDAAFMNKAELQAKADSLTDEINFLRTLFDAEIAQLQAQISDTSVVVSMDNSRDLDLDGIISEVRAQYEEIANRSRAEAEAMYQSRFEELRMAAGRNGNDLQSSRDEICELNRIIQRLKAEIDNVKAQRSALESAINEAEERGEAAVRDAKNKLSELEAALQKAKQDMARQLREYQELMNVKLALDIEIATYRKMLEGEECRLASDGSVNISVVHSSTGGKHHSGGMSHGSSAGHHHKGGFSSNFSHVSKSKHSSGHGHHC